AGACCAAAAGCCCAGGGGCAAACGGCAACCTACGCAGAAACCAACCACAACGGCACCACGCCGCTGGAAAAAATCGATATAAGCCAGCTGAAGCTAACCGGGATTGTTCTTGCGGCCAGCGGTAATAGGGCTTTGGTCAAGGAAGCCTCGGGCAGGGGCTACGTGATTGGAACCGGCACCCGTATCGGGCTGCACGGTGGTCGCGTGGCGCAAGTAGTGGCAGATAAAGTGATTGTCACAGAAAAGATGAAAGATATGAGCGGAAGATTGTTTTATCAGGAAACGGAGCTGAAGCTCAATTAATGCATTCGTAACTCTGGTTGTAACGGCATTCAGCTTCAGGTTTCAGGTGGCCCGCGTCCCGCCTTGGATGGTTTTGGAAGTCAAAAAAGGCAGGGTTTTCATAAACCCTGCCTTTGGCATGTTGGTATAGCCTGAGATCATTTTTCAATCAGTTATTTGGCAGTATCAGATAATAAAGGGCTTTGTTCCCCTGAAGTATATTGGCCAGCCGTATGGCATACGCGTCGCCCGCATATTGGGGTGGAATCGTAAAGGTGACCTTGTTGGAAAACAAATCATAAGTTCCGGCGCCATTGCCATCCTGCCATTTACCCACCAGAACCGCTGCAATATCTGAAGTGGCGGTTTCGATCACCAGCACGCGGTAGTTGAGATCAACAGTGTTTGGGGCCCCGATGCCGCTCCAGCAAACCTCGTAAGCTCCGCCGGATCTTTTGACGGTTACATGGCCAATGTCTGCTGGAAAAACTTCTTGAGGGGCAGGGGCAACATCCACCTGGCGGTGCCTGTTGCCGTCTGAATCCTTGCCGTGTACGATAAATTTCCATTCACCTTCAAACATCGATTCGTTTGGTTGCACCGCCAGTGCCCAGTATTCCAGCACACCACTGGCAGGCCGCCAGTAAAAAGGTTCATAGTGCAATTTATACCGTTTTTTCGACACCGTGTTGACGGCCACAACCCGCATTTTATCTTCGATCAGGTCCAGTCCCCCCAGGTCAAGTATACATTCAAACAGAAACATGGTGCCGTTGCGCAGTTGTGAACCGCCGGTCCAATTTTGCATTCCAAAGTTTCCATAGTCTCGATAATCCCAGCGCGT
The nucleotide sequence above comes from Desulfobacterales bacterium. Encoded proteins:
- a CDS encoding pilus assembly protein PilP; amino-acid sequence: MKQPIAKISWVAFLVSIFSIALNPVCESRTYDKPMVIRKKIITSTAQNQNAATPEPKPDITAFKSDADDERNTETDTAYARNPTPVYDPIDKIDPFAPLFKERPKAQGQTATYAETNHNGTTPLEKIDISQLKLTGIVLAASGNRALVKEASGRGYVIGTGTRIGLHGGRVAQVVADKVIVTEKMKDMSGRLFYQETELKLN